GTTCTAATAAGTTACAAGCAATATCAGCATCTTCATATACCGCGTGCAGTATAATAGGCTTCTTGTGAATGCTGGCAAAAGAAATAAAGCGCTCCAGAAGAGTTACATAGGCCGCATGATTAAAGGAGAGGCCTGCCTCCTGCGCTTCTAGTCTAGAATAATACGGTAGCCCGACTTCACCCACGGCGACCATCTGTTTCAAATGTTCCTCCATAAATGAGAACAACTGAAGGATCTCCTCTTCTAGTGGTAGTGGTTGTTCCGGATGGAAGCCGAAGGCTGGGTGAATAAGTGAGGGATACTTCTGAGCCAGCTTTAGATTATATTGACTCGATTGCTGATGCATGGAGACTGCAATTACAGCGGCAATGGAGGGACTTAAGCTTGTAAGTAGAGCATGTTGTTGCTCTTCCGTATAGGTATCAAGGTGAATATGGGCATCAATGAAGGGAGCGAGTGAGGCATCGTCTGCGATCCGTTGGTCATTATGATTGTTCATCATAGCATTCCCTTCAATCGTTGCATTTTTTGTTGCTCCTCCCGCATCCATTGAGAAAGCTCACGTTTTAGCTTGAGGAAGTTGGGATCATCGGTCATCTCTTCTTTACGTGGACGTGAAAAAGGGACATCTACGGCATGTAGTACAGCAGCAGGTCTACTGGAGAATACGTATATACGGTTTGAGAGAAGGAGTGCCTCCTCAATATTATGGGTGATGAATAGTACAGAGCGTCTACTTTCCTCCCAAATATCAAGTAGCCAACGTTGCATATCACTTCGAGTTAGGGCGTCTAACGCGCTGAAGGGCTCATCCAGACACATCAGTTCTTGAGGGCTAAGAAGTGCACGTAGAAAGGCTACTCGTTGCTGCATCCCCCCAGATAACATATGCGGATAGGCGTTCTCAAATCCAGTCAGTCCTACTTTGGAGATCCAATGACGTGCTTCTTCCCGAGCTTGATTCTTTGGAATTCCGTTTACTTCCTGAGCTAAGATGACGTTATCTTCAATGGTTCGCCAAGGAAATAGGGCAGGCTGTTGCGGCATGTAGCTGACAAGGCCCTTTTTACCTGTCACCTCGCGGCCGTTCATTCGTATCGTTCCCGTCTCCGGTTGAACGACACCGCCAATAATATGAAAAAGGGTACTCTTCCCACACCCCGATGGACCAATAATGGATACGAACTCGCCAGGGGCAACGGTTAGAGAAATCTTATCTAGCACGGGGAGGTTCTGTTTACGTCCGCTGAACCCCTTGATAATATTGTGAACTTCTAAGGCTGGTGGCGTAGCGGGTAGATCTTGGTGTTGAATACTGTTTATTTGCTGTATTTGC
The nucleotide sequence above comes from Paenibacillus sp. IHBB 10380. Encoded proteins:
- a CDS encoding TatD family hydrolase; translation: MMNNHNDQRIADDASLAPFIDAHIHLDTYTEEQQHALLTSLSPSIAAVIAVSMHQQSSQYNLKLAQKYPSLIHPAFGFHPEQPLPLEEEILQLFSFMEEHLKQMVAVGEVGLPYYSRLEAQEAGLSFNHAAYVTLLERFISFASIHKKPIILHAVYEDADIACNLLEQYNVTRAHFHWFKGSANTVERMIHNGYYISFTPDIVYEPEIQELARLYPKDQVMAETDGPWPFEGPFSGQMTHPEMVSTVIEKWSQLQGLPVSKARKLMYDNTRRFYKL
- a CDS encoding ABC transporter ATP-binding protein, with translation MEQQIQQINSIQHQDLPATPPALEVHNIIKGFSGRKQNLPVLDKISLTVAPGEFVSIIGPSGCGKSTLFHIIGGVVQPETGTIRMNGREVTGKKGLVSYMPQQPALFPWRTIEDNVILAQEVNGIPKNQAREEARHWISKVGLTGFENAYPHMLSGGMQQRVAFLRALLSPQELMCLDEPFSALDALTRSDMQRWLLDIWEESRRSVLFITHNIEEALLLSNRIYVFSSRPAAVLHAVDVPFSRPRKEEMTDDPNFLKLKRELSQWMREEQQKMQRLKGML